From one Streptococcus pneumoniae genomic stretch:
- a CDS encoding IS110 family transposase, whose amino-acid sequence MKDYTTFYIGMDVHKTSFSLACYHLETDSLSHYQKTAAEAKEVISYLNSLADCYGENTKFVCGYEAGCLGFTLKRQLEAKGITCIVMAPTTILQPSTKKRVKTDKKDAEHLAKCLAFKSYQPVHVPTEEDEQVKEFIRMRDDHNLALKKIKQQILAFCLRHDYRFTLGKSHWTQKHIAWLKGLELKGLYKEILSEYLITFDYLVNKLERLDKRIEEIAQSENYQDKVKKLSCFIGVRTRTALALVSEIGDFKRFKTAPQFASYLGLVPGEDSSGDKQTHLGITKAGNSHVRRLLVESVQSLSRGTVGYKSKALKTRQAGNLPEIIAYADKGNERLRRRYKHMVLSREKKSPVAKIALARELACFIWGMMTENIA is encoded by the coding sequence ATGAAAGATTATACCACTTTTTACATCGGAATGGACGTTCACAAGACCAGTTTTTCTCTAGCGTGCTATCATTTAGAGACAGACAGTCTCTCCCACTATCAAAAAACAGCGGCTGAGGCTAAGGAGGTTATAAGCTATCTCAACTCCCTAGCAGACTGTTACGGTGAGAATACAAAGTTTGTCTGCGGATATGAAGCGGGGTGTCTAGGATTCACCTTGAAGCGACAGTTAGAAGCAAAGGGAATCACTTGCATTGTAATGGCACCCACTACAATTCTACAACCCTCCACTAAAAAACGAGTCAAAACAGATAAAAAGGATGCCGAACATCTAGCTAAATGTCTCGCTTTCAAAAGCTATCAACCTGTTCATGTGCCAACTGAGGAAGATGAGCAAGTCAAAGAATTCATTCGGATGCGAGATGATCACAACTTGGCTCTTAAGAAAATTAAACAACAGATTCTTGCTTTCTGCCTACGACACGACTATCGCTTTACTCTAGGTAAAAGTCATTGGACTCAGAAACATATTGCATGGTTGAAAGGACTAGAGTTAAAAGGACTTTATAAAGAGATTCTGTCTGAATATCTCATCACGTTTGACTATCTAGTGAATAAATTAGAACGGTTGGACAAACGAATAGAGGAGATAGCACAAAGTGAGAACTATCAAGATAAGGTCAAAAAACTCTCTTGTTTTATTGGGGTTAGAACTCGTACAGCTTTAGCCTTAGTTTCCGAAATTGGAGATTTTAAGCGTTTCAAAACAGCACCTCAGTTTGCCTCGTATCTTGGTTTAGTCCCTGGCGAGGATTCCAGTGGAGATAAACAAACCCATCTTGGAATTACAAAAGCTGGAAATAGCCATGTCAGACGGTTACTGGTGGAATCTGTCCAGAGTCTATCCCGAGGAACTGTTGGGTATAAATCCAAGGCTCTAAAGACTCGACAAGCAGGGAATCTACCAGAGATAATCGCTTATGCGGATAAGGGGAACGAACGTCTCCGACGTCGCTATAAGCACATGGTTTTAAGCAGGGAGAAAAAGAGTCCTGTCGCCAAGATTGCTCTTGCCCGAGAACTTGCCTGCTTTATATGGGGGATGATGACTGAGAATATAGCTTAG
- a CDS encoding nucleoside phosphorylase, which yields MILEEFDSNRLAIINPEDLIAPLPDFPEVAVSCFARGTFERLLKAYPQELLFTTAIANVEIPIYRIVVSGRDLAIFNAPVGAPACVAVLEDLIALGMKKLVLFGTCGVLDEDIAKTSIIVPLAAIRDEGTSYHYVKASDEILLNTDIQQALIQFLEDKGISHVAGKVWTMDAIYRETIDKLRKRKASGAICVDMECSAVAALARFRGIDIAHFFYAADHLSEEEWDMRNLANDADLDEKDKVAALAIQFALTL from the coding sequence ATGATTTTAGAAGAATTTGATAGCAATCGTTTAGCCATTATCAATCCTGAGGATTTAATCGCCCCCTTACCAGACTTTCCAGAAGTGGCGGTGTCTTGTTTTGCTCGTGGGACGTTTGAGCGCTTGTTGAAAGCTTATCCACAGGAGTTGCTGTTTACGACAGCTATTGCAAATGTGGAAATTCCTATTTATCGGATTGTTGTGTCAGGTAGAGATTTAGCTATTTTTAATGCCCCCGTAGGGGCTCCTGCTTGTGTGGCGGTCTTAGAAGACTTGATTGCCTTAGGGATGAAAAAATTAGTGCTTTTTGGGACTTGTGGTGTTCTGGATGAAGATATCGCTAAGACCTCTATCATTGTACCTTTGGCAGCCATTCGTGATGAGGGAACGAGTTACCACTATGTGAAAGCAAGTGATGAGATTCTTTTAAATACCGACATTCAGCAAGCTTTGATCCAGTTTTTAGAGGATAAGGGAATTTCTCATGTAGCAGGTAAGGTCTGGACGATGGATGCTATTTATCGAGAAACCATTGATAAATTACGCAAGCGAAAAGCAAGCGGAGCCATTTGTGTAGATATGGAGTGTTCTGCCGTGGCAGCTTTGGCTCGCTTCCGTGGGATTGACATCGCTCATTTTTTCTATGCAGCAGACCATTTATCTGAAGAAGAGTGGGATATGAGAAACCTTGCAAATGATGCAGACTTAGACGAGAAAGATAAGGTCGCAGCTTTGGCGATTCAGTTCGCCTTGACCTTGTAG